The Immundisolibacter cernigliae genome has a window encoding:
- a CDS encoding 2-hydroxyacid dehydrogenase, protein MRVLLFSARPYDRREFTAANARIGHDLSFVEARLGAETLSLAAGYEAVCTFVNDTLDASVLRRLADGGTRLIALRCAGFNQVDVRAAAGLGLTVVRVPAYAPHAVAEHAAGLVLTLNRKFHRAYNRVRDDNFLIDGLEGFDLYGKTVGVVGAGRIGRVFVRIMLGFGFGCRVLVHDPQFCAGDACIEGASLATLPELFAAADIVSLHCPLTPETHHLIGAQALARMKPGAMLINTSRGGLLDTAAVIGALKSGHLGALGLDVYEQEGDLFYEDLSSSVVTDDVFQRLLTFPNVVVTAHQAFFTREALAAIADTTLANIAAFGAGRPIPNRVLPDLLREASVSHEGTGCAPGAAGDGVPPLGCATDGK, encoded by the coding sequence ATGCGCGTGTTGCTCTTCAGCGCCCGTCCCTACGACCGCCGCGAGTTCACGGCTGCCAACGCCCGCATCGGCCATGACCTGAGCTTCGTCGAGGCGCGACTCGGCGCTGAAACCCTGTCGCTCGCGGCCGGCTACGAAGCGGTGTGCACCTTCGTCAACGACACCCTTGATGCATCCGTGCTGCGCCGGCTCGCCGACGGCGGCACTCGGCTGATCGCGCTGCGCTGCGCCGGATTCAACCAGGTGGACGTGCGCGCCGCCGCCGGGCTTGGCCTCACCGTGGTCCGCGTGCCGGCCTACGCGCCGCACGCGGTGGCCGAACACGCGGCGGGGCTCGTGCTCACGCTGAACCGTAAGTTCCATCGCGCCTACAACCGCGTGCGCGACGATAACTTCCTGATCGACGGCCTCGAGGGCTTCGACCTGTACGGCAAGACTGTCGGCGTGGTCGGCGCCGGGCGCATCGGCCGCGTGTTCGTCCGGATCATGCTCGGCTTCGGCTTCGGCTGCCGGGTGCTGGTCCACGATCCACAGTTCTGCGCCGGCGACGCCTGCATCGAGGGCGCCAGCCTGGCGACGCTGCCGGAGCTGTTCGCGGCTGCCGACATCGTCTCGCTGCATTGCCCGCTGACGCCCGAGACCCATCACCTGATCGGCGCGCAGGCGCTGGCGCGCATGAAACCGGGCGCGATGCTGATCAACACCTCCCGCGGCGGCCTGCTCGATACGGCGGCGGTGATCGGCGCGCTCAAGTCCGGCCATCTGGGCGCACTCGGCCTGGACGTCTACGAGCAGGAAGGCGACCTGTTCTACGAAGATCTGTCGTCGAGCGTGGTGACGGACGATGTGTTCCAGCGCCTGCTGACGTTTCCCAACGTTGTCGTCACCGCGCACCAGGCGTTCTTCACCCGCGAGGCGCTCGCCGCGATCGCCGATACCACGCTCGCGAACATCGCGGCGTTCGGCGCTGGGCGCCCAATACCGAACCGGGTGCTGCCGGATTTGCTCCGGGAGGCTTCTGTATCGCATGAAGGAACAGGCTGCGCCCCAGGCGCTGCAGGCGATGGTGTGCCGCCGCTGGGCTGTGCAACGGACGGGAAATGA
- a CDS encoding methionine adenosyltransferase: MIAPDTRFVVTRRDPGLTGGMAVEICEHKGVGHPDSICDGVAEAVSRALCRAYLSAYGAVQHYNVDKALLVGGESAPRFGGGRLIVPLRLIVCGRATALPDVAIEDLVRAAALDYLRAHLRCNPATFTVESAVRSGSPNLRRVIDGTAVHLANDTSFGAGYAPYSRLERTVLDIAEVLRLDDFRRVFPAAGDDYKIMGARVGDDIRVTVALALVDRAVENVAHYFDVKQAMREHVRAATGVSGALVFNALDDPAARDESGLYLTVTGLSAEHGDDGQVGRGNRVNGLITPLRTMSLEASAGKNAIVHVGKLYNVLALELARALCMDVPGVAGAAVQVLSTIGQPVESPALVVLELAAAESVFEAARERAVAIARERLADVGGLTERLIQGAVRVF, translated from the coding sequence ATGATTGCTCCCGACACACGTTTCGTGGTGACGCGCCGCGACCCCGGACTGACCGGCGGCATGGCCGTGGAAATCTGCGAGCACAAGGGCGTCGGCCATCCGGACAGCATCTGTGACGGCGTCGCCGAGGCGGTTTCGCGTGCGCTTTGCCGTGCGTACCTGAGCGCGTACGGTGCGGTGCAGCACTACAACGTCGACAAGGCGCTGCTCGTCGGCGGCGAGAGCGCGCCGCGCTTTGGGGGCGGCCGGCTCATCGTGCCCCTGCGGCTGATCGTCTGCGGACGTGCGACCGCGTTGCCGGATGTGGCGATCGAGGACTTGGTCCGCGCCGCGGCCCTGGACTATCTGCGCGCGCATCTGCGCTGCAATCCGGCGACCTTCACCGTGGAGTCCGCGGTGCGCAGCGGCAGTCCCAACCTGCGCCGCGTCATCGACGGCACGGCGGTGCACCTGGCCAACGACACCTCCTTCGGTGCCGGCTACGCGCCCTACTCGCGCCTGGAGCGCACCGTGCTCGACATCGCCGAGGTGTTGCGCTTGGACGACTTCCGCCGCGTATTTCCCGCGGCCGGCGACGACTACAAGATCATGGGCGCGCGCGTCGGTGACGACATCCGCGTTACCGTCGCCCTGGCGTTGGTCGACCGCGCCGTTGAAAACGTCGCTCACTACTTCGACGTGAAGCAGGCTATGCGGGAACATGTACGCGCCGCAACCGGCGTGAGCGGTGCGCTCGTGTTCAACGCACTGGACGATCCTGCTGCACGCGACGAGAGCGGGCTCTACCTGACCGTGACGGGATTGTCAGCAGAGCACGGCGACGACGGGCAAGTGGGGCGCGGCAACCGCGTCAACGGCCTGATTACGCCCTTGCGCACGATGTCGCTGGAGGCTTCCGCCGGCAAGAACGCCATCGTGCACGTCGGCAAGCTCTACAACGTGCTGGCGCTGGAACTCGCACGCGCCCTCTGCATGGACGTGCCCGGCGTCGCCGGAGCGGCGGTACAGGTCCTGTCCACGATCGGCCAGCCGGTCGAAAGCCCCGCGCTGGTGGTCCTGGAGTTGGCGGCGGCCGAGTCCGTGTTCGAAGCCGCGCGCGAGCGTGCAGTGGCAATCGCGCGCGAGCGCCTCGCCGACGTCGGCGGACTCACCGAGCGTCTGATTCAAGGCGCCGTCCGCGTGTTTTGA
- a CDS encoding MFS transporter has product MHEARPSAIPVDALLALMLATFSVSAGYGVVLPVLPDSVAALGGAATGEAFVSRHTGLLAAAYTLALFVFAPLWGRLSDRYGRRPILMIGLVGYVAATLLLAFGGSLALFYAERLLSGAFSASVTPVASAAVGELVKDDTMRARRLTLLSIASVAGFLLGPMLGVFSGSLANGVLGLSGAAAALLAPRAAVAVLALLAAAAVALRLPRTATGRAESGSLEAARGAASSIRVLLALGFIAAAAVGVFEVGLALRGRRELGLSPYQIATMFMECSLVMLVAQALVFSPRVKPAHTRWLIAPATIMLGGGLLLVPMAWNFTGLLIAVGVVAASAGVLSPILTYWISTLAGGAQGAQLGRQTAAASLGQTTGSAVGGLLFNISLLPGAPFVLTAALTAFGFFLSVGLPARLYAVARVAPVAGTISEPP; this is encoded by the coding sequence GTGCACGAGGCGCGCCCAAGCGCCATACCGGTCGATGCACTGCTGGCACTGATGCTGGCCACGTTCAGCGTCTCCGCCGGCTATGGCGTGGTGCTGCCTGTGCTGCCGGACAGCGTCGCGGCCCTGGGCGGGGCGGCGACCGGCGAGGCTTTCGTCTCCCGCCACACCGGGCTGCTGGCCGCCGCATACACGCTCGCGCTGTTCGTTTTCGCACCGCTCTGGGGGCGGCTGTCCGATCGGTACGGGCGCCGGCCGATCCTGATGATCGGTCTGGTCGGCTACGTCGCGGCGACGCTGCTGCTGGCTTTCGGCGGCAGCCTTGCGCTGTTCTACGCCGAGCGCCTCCTCAGCGGGGCGTTCAGCGCCTCGGTCACGCCGGTCGCTTCGGCCGCAGTCGGCGAGCTGGTCAAGGACGACACCATGCGCGCGCGCCGTCTGACGCTGCTCAGCATCGCCAGTGTCGCCGGCTTTCTACTGGGTCCGATGCTGGGCGTGTTTTCAGGCAGCCTCGCCAACGGTGTGCTGGGACTCAGCGGCGCGGCGGCGGCACTGCTTGCGCCGCGCGCCGCCGTGGCCGTGCTGGCGCTGCTGGCCGCGGCGGCGGTGGCGCTGCGCCTGCCGCGGACCGCGACGGGTCGAGCCGAATCCGGCAGCCTGGAGGCAGCGCGCGGCGCTGCCTCCAGCATCCGCGTGCTGCTCGCGCTGGGATTCATCGCTGCCGCGGCAGTCGGCGTGTTCGAGGTCGGCCTGGCGCTGCGCGGCCGGCGCGAGCTGGGTCTGAGCCCCTACCAGATCGCGACGATGTTCATGGAGTGCAGTCTGGTGATGCTCGTGGCGCAGGCGCTGGTGTTCTCGCCCCGGGTCAAGCCGGCGCACACGCGCTGGCTGATCGCACCGGCGACGATCATGCTTGGCGGCGGTCTGCTGCTCGTGCCGATGGCATGGAACTTCACCGGCCTGCTGATCGCGGTCGGTGTGGTCGCAGCCAGCGCGGGCGTGCTGTCGCCGATCCTGACCTACTGGATCTCGACTCTTGCGGGCGGCGCGCAAGGCGCCCAGCTCGGCCGGCAGACCGCCGCCGCGAGCCTGGGCCAGACCACCGGCTCGGCGGTGGGGGGACTGCTGTTCAACATTTCCCTGCTGCCGGGCGCACCGTTCGTATTGACGGCGGCGCTGACGGCGTTCGGCTTCTTCCTGTCTGTCGGTCTGCCTGCTCGGCTTTACGCGGTTGCACGGGTGGCGCCGGTGGCGGGCACGATCTCCGAGCCGCCATGA
- a CDS encoding TPM domain-containing protein, which translates to MIKALLLLLAVCTPFMARAELPVPPLTGRVTDQTATLTPSQIQALEQTLRRFEERKGSQIAVVLVASTQPESIEQYALRVAEQWKLGRKKVDDGAILLIAKDDRALRIEVGYGLEGALSDAVSKRIISEVIVPRLREGGYYAGITEGVDRMIRVVDGEPLPAPAATPGQGDTDLPQWVPLILIVALVTSAALRSWLGRMPGALAAAGVVGLITWLVAGALAAGLGVALITFVLTSMSGLGGHGMHGHHGRRHGGFGSGLGGGFRGGGGGFGGGGASGRW; encoded by the coding sequence ATGATCAAAGCCCTGCTCCTGCTGCTTGCAGTCTGCACGCCGTTTATGGCGCGGGCGGAGCTGCCGGTGCCGCCGCTGACGGGCCGTGTGACCGATCAGACCGCGACGCTCACGCCGAGCCAGATTCAGGCGCTGGAGCAGACGCTGCGCCGCTTCGAGGAAAGAAAGGGAAGCCAGATCGCCGTCGTGCTCGTTGCGAGCACGCAGCCTGAAAGCATCGAGCAGTACGCCCTGCGCGTGGCGGAGCAATGGAAACTCGGGCGCAAGAAGGTCGACGACGGCGCCATTCTGCTGATCGCCAAAGACGATCGCGCGCTGCGCATCGAGGTCGGTTACGGCCTGGAGGGCGCACTCAGTGATGCCGTCAGCAAGCGCATCATCAGCGAGGTGATCGTGCCGCGCTTGCGCGAAGGCGGTTACTACGCGGGCATCACCGAAGGTGTGGACCGGATGATCCGCGTGGTCGACGGAGAGCCCCTGCCAGCACCCGCCGCCACGCCGGGCCAAGGGGATACCGACTTGCCGCAGTGGGTCCCGCTCATTCTGATCGTCGCGCTGGTTACGAGTGCGGCCTTGCGCTCCTGGCTGGGCCGGATGCCCGGCGCGCTTGCAGCGGCCGGGGTCGTCGGACTGATCACTTGGTTAGTCGCTGGCGCGCTGGCCGCGGGGCTGGGTGTCGCGCTCATCACCTTCGTGCTGACATCGATGAGCGGTTTGGGCGGTCATGGCATGCACGGTCACCATGGCCGCCGCCACGGCGGCTTCGGTAGTGGCCTGGGCGGCGGTTTCCGCGGTGGCGGCGGCGGATTCGGGGGCGGCGGCGCGTCGGGCCGGTGGTGA
- a CDS encoding LemA family protein — MPVALRRCVPWALAGLLTLLLSGCGYNTLQGQDEQIKAAWSEVLNQYQRRADLVPNLVNTVKGYAAQEERVLTEVTNARAKVGSIRVTSESIDDPQALARFQQAQGELTGALSRLLVVSENYPQLKSDGAFRDLQAQLEGTENRITVARNRYIQAVRDYNVTIRSFPSNLTAMAFGYQAKPTFTVENEAELARPPEVQFAPAEPQS, encoded by the coding sequence ATGCCCGTTGCACTGCGGCGTTGCGTTCCCTGGGCCCTGGCCGGACTGCTCACGCTGCTGTTGTCCGGCTGCGGATACAACACGCTGCAGGGCCAGGATGAGCAGATCAAGGCCGCATGGTCGGAAGTGCTCAATCAGTACCAGCGCCGGGCCGATCTGGTGCCGAATCTGGTCAATACGGTGAAGGGTTACGCGGCCCAGGAGGAGCGGGTGCTGACGGAAGTCACCAACGCGCGCGCCAAGGTCGGCAGCATCCGCGTCACGTCCGAGTCGATCGACGATCCGCAGGCCCTCGCGCGCTTCCAGCAAGCGCAGGGTGAGCTGACCGGCGCATTGTCGCGCCTGCTGGTGGTTTCCGAGAACTATCCGCAGCTCAAGTCTGACGGCGCTTTCCGCGATCTTCAGGCGCAGCTTGAAGGTACCGAGAACCGCATCACCGTGGCGCGCAACCGCTACATCCAGGCGGTGCGGGATTACAACGTGACCATCCGCAGCTTCCCCAGCAATCTCACCGCGATGGCGTTCGGCTATCAGGCCAAGCCGACTTTCACGGTCGAGAACGAGGCAGAGCTGGCGCGGCCACCCGAGGTTCAGTTCGCGCCTGCCGAGCCGCAGAGCTGA
- the glgX gene encoding glycogen debranching protein GlgX — protein sequence MPLGVHDCCDGFNFAIFSRHAERVELLIFEDPADQHPLWALDLDPAQHRTGDIWHALAEGVRWGQAYAYRVHGPLAPEAGHRFDADARLLDPYARAVAGRGGAGVPPGDGRCLLLRSRFDWQGTQRPRTLWSDTVIYESHVRGLTVHPSSASRHPGTFLGVIDRIPYLRELGVTAIELMPVQAFHRGDAGRHNYWGYDTLAFFAPEPAYAAHAAPGSVIDEFKTLVRELHRNGLEVILDVVFNHTAEGDERGPLFSFRGLDNAIYYLLGADRRRYENFSGCGNTLNCSHPVVRDFIIDCLRYWAAEMQVDGFRFDLASILGRDREGRLMADAPLLERIAEDPILRDVKLIAEAWDAGGAYQVGRFPGVRWAEWNGRFRDDVRRFWRGDAGMTGAFASRLCGSADLYQHSGKAPLNSVNFVTCHDGFTLNDLVSYARKHNEANGEGNRDGADENFSMNHGVEGPTIDAAIDAGRLRQIKNLLATLLLARGVPMLLGGDEFRRSQAGNNNPWCQDNALSWYDWRLVEENGEVLRFVRGLIALRQRHPCLRNDAFYRAEELDWFGPQGHAPDWDGPTRAFGCRVRECAEPGMLCLLFNASDRPADFHLPDAPWRLEADTGQAPPGDICALDDLRPLPDRQRYALAAGSLAVLSHL from the coding sequence TTGCCGCTGGGCGTGCACGACTGCTGCGACGGCTTCAACTTCGCCATCTTCAGCCGCCACGCCGAACGCGTCGAACTGCTGATCTTCGAGGATCCGGCTGACCAGCATCCGCTGTGGGCGCTCGATCTGGACCCGGCGCAGCACCGGACCGGGGACATCTGGCACGCTCTGGCCGAAGGTGTGCGCTGGGGACAGGCGTATGCCTACCGCGTGCACGGCCCGTTGGCGCCGGAGGCCGGACATCGATTTGACGCCGACGCGCGTCTGCTTGATCCGTACGCCCGGGCCGTCGCCGGCCGTGGGGGCGCCGGCGTGCCGCCGGGCGACGGCCGCTGTCTGCTCCTGCGGTCGCGCTTCGACTGGCAGGGGACACAGCGGCCGCGAACGCTCTGGTCCGACACCGTCATCTACGAGAGCCACGTGCGCGGCCTCACCGTCCATCCCTCGTCAGCCAGCCGGCACCCAGGGACGTTTCTGGGCGTGATCGACAGGATTCCGTATCTTCGCGAACTCGGCGTCACCGCGATCGAGCTGATGCCGGTGCAGGCCTTCCATCGCGGAGACGCCGGTCGACACAACTACTGGGGCTACGACACGCTCGCATTCTTTGCGCCGGAACCGGCTTACGCGGCACACGCCGCGCCGGGCAGCGTGATCGACGAGTTCAAGACCCTCGTGCGCGAGCTGCATCGCAACGGCCTCGAAGTGATCCTCGACGTGGTTTTCAATCACACCGCGGAGGGCGACGAGCGCGGACCCTTGTTCAGCTTTCGCGGGCTCGACAACGCGATCTACTACCTGCTCGGCGCCGACCGGCGCCGCTACGAGAACTTTTCCGGCTGCGGCAACACGCTGAACTGCAGCCATCCGGTCGTGCGCGACTTCATCATCGACTGCCTGCGCTACTGGGCCGCGGAGATGCAGGTCGACGGCTTTCGTTTTGACCTCGCCTCGATTCTCGGCCGCGATCGCGAGGGCCGGCTGATGGCCGATGCGCCGCTGCTCGAGCGCATCGCCGAGGATCCGATCCTGCGCGACGTGAAGCTGATCGCCGAGGCCTGGGACGCCGGCGGCGCCTACCAGGTCGGCCGCTTTCCGGGCGTACGCTGGGCCGAGTGGAACGGAAGGTTTCGCGACGACGTGCGGCGCTTCTGGCGCGGCGACGCGGGCATGACCGGTGCGTTCGCCTCACGGCTGTGTGGCAGCGCCGATCTGTATCAGCACAGCGGCAAGGCGCCGCTCAACAGCGTCAACTTCGTCACCTGCCACGATGGCTTCACGCTCAACGACCTCGTCAGCTACGCGCGCAAGCACAACGAGGCCAATGGCGAGGGTAACCGCGACGGCGCCGACGAGAACTTCAGCATGAACCACGGCGTCGAGGGACCGACCATCGATGCCGCCATTGACGCCGGGCGGTTGCGGCAGATCAAGAACCTGTTGGCTACGCTGCTGCTCGCCCGCGGCGTGCCGATGCTGCTCGGCGGCGACGAGTTCCGTCGCAGCCAGGCCGGCAACAACAACCCCTGGTGTCAGGACAACGCACTGTCCTGGTACGACTGGCGGCTCGTTGAAGAGAACGGCGAGGTACTGCGCTTCGTACGTGGGCTGATCGCGCTGCGCCAGCGCCATCCGTGTCTGCGCAACGATGCCTTTTACCGCGCAGAGGAACTGGACTGGTTCGGCCCGCAGGGCCATGCGCCGGACTGGGACGGACCCACCCGCGCCTTCGGCTGCCGCGTGCGGGAATGCGCTGAGCCCGGCATGCTGTGTCTGCTGTTCAACGCCAGCGATCGGCCGGCCGACTTCCATCTGCCCGATGCGCCGTGGCGGCTGGAGGCCGATACCGGACAAGCGCCGCCGGGCGACATCTGCGCGCTGGACGACCTGCGGCCGCTGCCCGATCGGCAGCGCTACGCGCTCGCCGCCGGCAGTCTGGCCGTGCTATCGCATCTGTGA
- a CDS encoding TPM domain-containing protein has translation MSVPRVFRHLLLTRWQLERAFPRAALLAIEQEIEASEATHAGQIRFVVEGALDGAPLFRGQTARERAIELFSLLRVWDTEHNCGVLIYLLLADRDVEIVADRGIHAKLGTAEWERICRQMEVAFRQADYAGGALGGIRAVTRHLVDQFPASGSSRNELPNLAVVL, from the coding sequence ATGAGTGTTCCGCGCGTCTTTCGGCACTTGCTCCTGACCCGCTGGCAGCTTGAGCGGGCGTTTCCGCGCGCCGCGCTGCTGGCGATCGAGCAGGAGATCGAGGCCAGCGAAGCGACGCACGCCGGACAGATCCGCTTCGTAGTGGAAGGTGCGCTGGACGGCGCTCCGCTGTTCCGCGGGCAGACCGCGCGTGAGCGCGCCATCGAGCTGTTCTCGCTGTTGCGCGTCTGGGATACTGAGCACAACTGCGGCGTGCTGATCTACCTGCTGCTCGCGGACCGGGACGTGGAAATCGTCGCGGATCGCGGCATTCACGCGAAGCTGGGCACCGCGGAATGGGAGCGGATCTGCCGGCAGATGGAAGTGGCATTCAGGCAGGCGGACTACGCGGGCGGTGCGCTCGGCGGCATCCGCGCAGTCACGCGACATCTGGTCGATCAGTTTCCTGCCAGTGGCAGCAGCCGCAACGAGTTGCCGAACCTGGCGGTTGTCCTTTAG